A section of the Spirosoma pollinicola genome encodes:
- a CDS encoding beta-ketoacyl-[acyl-carrier-protein] synthase family protein: protein MERVVVTGIGICCSIGRTKDEFRDNLYQGQLGLKPISADRFSTENAYYATKKACVIKQEWFEEASQEDDRVLSSLATRVISEALTDSGLPATGLNRRRIGLFMATTIGGSYPFVKFTRKRLAGDVQPADYELLFRASTPNITGALMKHFDFQGPCSTISTACAAGTNSIGRGFDFIRNGRIDVAVTGGIDIFTELSFAGFNSLKSLSKTLCQPFDRHRDGLTLGDASAFVVLESLSHAQQRGATIYCEVKGYSANNEAYHPTAPNPDGSTAFLTMQQALEHGDMDPAEITYINAHGTATAVNDSMELNGIRRLIGDRSVHVSSTKSMVGHTLGAAGSLEFIATTLGMYHNFMPPSCNIVTNMADEDEQIRIVGDQAIEQSYDGALSNSFGFGGCMASIALKRFTAETLC from the coding sequence ATGGAACGTGTTGTCGTGACCGGCATCGGCATTTGCTGCTCAATCGGTCGTACCAAGGATGAATTTCGAGATAACCTCTACCAGGGGCAGCTGGGTCTGAAACCCATTTCGGCAGACCGCTTTTCGACCGAAAACGCTTACTACGCGACCAAAAAGGCCTGCGTTATCAAGCAGGAGTGGTTTGAGGAAGCCAGCCAGGAAGATGATCGGGTGCTCAGCAGCCTGGCTACCAGGGTAATCAGTGAGGCCCTGACCGATTCAGGACTGCCTGCCACCGGGCTGAATCGTCGGCGCATAGGCTTGTTCATGGCTACTACCATCGGCGGATCTTACCCATTCGTCAAGTTCACCAGAAAGCGCCTGGCGGGTGATGTACAGCCGGCAGATTACGAGTTGCTGTTCCGGGCATCGACCCCGAACATAACGGGGGCGCTTATGAAACACTTCGATTTTCAGGGGCCCTGCTCAACGATCTCAACGGCCTGTGCGGCCGGTACCAACTCCATCGGGCGAGGGTTCGACTTCATCCGAAACGGGCGAATCGACGTAGCTGTCACTGGGGGTATCGATATCTTCACCGAGTTGAGTTTTGCCGGTTTCAACTCCCTCAAATCATTGTCCAAGACACTCTGCCAGCCCTTCGACCGGCACCGCGACGGCCTGACGTTAGGCGATGCCAGTGCGTTTGTAGTCCTGGAGAGTCTAAGTCACGCCCAGCAACGGGGAGCAACCATTTACTGCGAAGTGAAAGGCTACTCGGCCAACAACGAAGCCTATCACCCTACCGCACCTAACCCGGACGGCAGTACGGCTTTCCTGACCATGCAGCAGGCCCTGGAACATGGCGATATGGACCCCGCCGAGATCACGTATATCAACGCCCACGGTACGGCCACAGCTGTCAACGACAGTATGGAACTCAACGGCATTCGTCGGCTCATTGGCGACCGAAGCGTTCATGTCAGTTCTACCAAGTCAATGGTGGGCCATACCTTGGGGGCGGCTGGCAGCCTGGAGTTTATTGCCACCACCCTAGGCATGTACCACAACTTTATGCCGCCTTCCTGTAATATCGTCACCAACATGGCTGATGAAGACGAGCAGATTCGGATTGTTGGCGATCAGGCCATCGAACAGTCCTACGACGGCGCCTTGTCTAATTCATTTGGTTTTGGCGGCTGTATGGCTTCCATTGCCCTCAAACGCTTCACTGCCGAAACGCTATGCTAA
- a CDS encoding 3-hydroxyacyl-ACP dehydratase FabZ family protein: MLTTTALPHPAELLPHRHPMLLLDTIQTYTPGESVTAATFVHPETIFFEGHFPGEPILPGVILVEMMFQTCGLFGRLEGLQNAQAGEVRQIKSGRAIKIDTLTFNEPVLPNDHLLITAVFSHKLLNFSVFNARVDIAGRGRTAARGTVTVLINP; this comes from the coding sequence ATGCTAACCACTACCGCCCTGCCGCACCCGGCCGAATTGCTGCCGCACCGGCACCCGATGTTGCTTCTGGACACGATTCAGACCTATACGCCCGGCGAGTCGGTAACGGCGGCCACTTTTGTCCACCCGGAGACTATCTTCTTTGAGGGCCACTTTCCCGGCGAGCCGATACTGCCGGGGGTGATTCTGGTAGAAATGATGTTCCAGACCTGTGGGCTCTTTGGCAGACTGGAAGGATTACAGAACGCTCAAGCCGGGGAAGTAAGACAGATCAAATCGGGTCGTGCAATCAAGATCGACACGCTTACCTTCAACGAGCCCGTGCTACCCAACGACCACCTGCTGATTACAGCCGTTTTTAGCCACAAACTGCTCAATTTTTCCGTGTTCAACGCACGGGTAGATATTGCCGGGCGAGGGCGTACAGCCGCTCGCGGCACCGTCACTGTATTAATTAACCCTTAA
- a CDS encoding beta-ketoacyl synthase N-terminal-like domain-containing protein has translation MRTTSQVVITGGGVISGLGIGLDAFWQGVLANESGVVVKNDWNVPDLATDEAIFYSPSAPFEVGSFVDNLKPPYPLKYSQLAMVGCQLAIQNAQLDLTTLVPERLGLILDTSLSANQATETFLTKLFQDGPAKVSPFVFTKTTTNCALGDVARAFKLRGPSSILLGENSACYGYDLIREGKADVVICGGFDEMREAYLLANCRRGYVPSAQIDGRSRSLAEAVADDDGVIVFGEAAAFVVLESAEHARQRGATILAELVDYHISRDTAYQDFIYERSASDLVEHVQDLCEQAHIDPAAVALVVGGGGLPKHIRSYETSAMKTLWPTEEALPRYTNVKAHTGETLSASPMLSLLTGALCLFHNKVAGTLYEPEQLGLAGLASAHTADHQFASTDYALVNSLHVGGNTVTMALRPSTN, from the coding sequence ATGCGCACAACCAGTCAGGTAGTTATCACGGGAGGAGGAGTCATTTCAGGACTAGGCATCGGGCTGGATGCGTTCTGGCAGGGTGTGCTGGCCAACGAGTCGGGGGTCGTTGTCAAGAACGACTGGAATGTCCCGGATCTGGCCACCGATGAGGCCATCTTTTATAGCCCGTCGGCTCCATTTGAAGTAGGGTCATTTGTGGATAACCTGAAGCCTCCTTATCCGCTCAAATATTCGCAGCTAGCTATGGTGGGCTGTCAGTTAGCGATCCAGAATGCACAACTTGACCTGACAACGCTGGTTCCTGAGCGACTGGGTCTTATTCTGGATACAAGTCTAAGTGCTAACCAGGCCACCGAAACATTCCTGACCAAGTTATTTCAGGATGGCCCGGCCAAAGTAAGTCCCTTTGTGTTTACCAAAACCACGACCAACTGCGCTCTCGGCGATGTGGCACGGGCATTTAAACTACGTGGTCCCAGTTCCATTCTGCTCGGCGAAAACAGCGCCTGCTATGGCTATGACCTGATCAGGGAGGGCAAGGCCGATGTGGTCATTTGCGGTGGCTTCGATGAGATGCGGGAAGCGTATCTGCTGGCCAACTGTAGGCGCGGTTATGTTCCCTCTGCGCAGATTGACGGTCGGTCCCGATCATTGGCCGAAGCGGTAGCCGACGATGATGGAGTGATCGTCTTTGGCGAAGCAGCGGCTTTCGTTGTGCTCGAATCTGCCGAACATGCCCGCCAGCGGGGAGCCACTATACTGGCAGAACTGGTTGATTACCACATCTCCCGCGACACTGCCTACCAGGATTTTATCTACGAACGAAGTGCTTCCGACCTGGTTGAACACGTTCAGGATTTGTGCGAACAGGCCCATATTGACCCCGCAGCCGTAGCGCTGGTAGTAGGGGGCGGGGGATTGCCCAAACACATCCGCTCCTACGAAACTTCCGCGATGAAGACACTATGGCCAACGGAAGAGGCTTTACCGCGTTACACCAACGTCAAAGCCCATACGGGCGAGACACTCAGTGCGTCTCCTATGCTATCGTTACTAACGGGTGCGCTCTGCCTGTTTCATAACAAGGTGGCGGGTACGCTCTATGAGCCGGAACAGCTCGGATTGGCCGGATTGGCCTCGGCTCACACCGCCGATCACCAATTCGCTTCCACCGACTATGCATTGGTCAACTCCCTGCACGTAGGCGGCAATACCGTTACGATGGCACTGCGGCCTTCAACGAACTAG